From the genome of Mycetocola spongiae, one region includes:
- a CDS encoding zeta toxin family protein gives MSALRDRVAAELSGLLGDWGLRDPWSEVPGTSTRTEYAPHSGLYTLARLDFQGALIAREFRARGDVSRDKALGVVITAGPPGAGKTSRLRQFPEFAGFRDIDADGFKDPLLREEHRRGRLEEWRRQVLADGKPLALRELSSYVHAESTEVANMMREESLRRGENVVIHGTLASAEYATHLLARLSAHGYQKITVFDVEVPEATAVERALRRWWEERNAEPGTVLGGRFVPAEVVRMHYEGGGDTSRCAENAERFADTASDLGWNVVRLRG, from the coding sequence GTGAGCGCGCTGCGCGATCGTGTCGCGGCCGAGCTCTCGGGTTTACTGGGCGACTGGGGGTTGCGTGATCCCTGGTCCGAGGTGCCCGGCACCTCCACCCGCACGGAATATGCCCCGCATTCGGGCCTCTATACGCTGGCCCGGCTGGATTTTCAGGGGGCCCTGATCGCGCGCGAGTTCCGCGCCCGCGGAGACGTATCGCGGGATAAGGCGCTCGGCGTCGTGATCACCGCCGGGCCCCCGGGGGCCGGGAAAACCTCGCGCCTGCGGCAATTCCCGGAATTTGCGGGGTTTCGCGATATCGACGCCGATGGTTTTAAAGACCCCCTGCTGCGCGAGGAGCATCGCCGCGGACGCCTGGAGGAATGGCGCCGTCAGGTGCTGGCTGACGGAAAGCCGCTCGCGCTGCGCGAGCTATCCTCCTATGTGCACGCGGAATCCACCGAGGTGGCCAATATGATGCGCGAGGAGAGCCTGCGTCGCGGCGAGAACGTGGTGATCCACGGCACCCTCGCGAGCGCCGAATACGCCACGCACCTGCTGGCCCGGCTGAGCGCGCACGGCTATCAAAAAATCACGGTATTCGACGTGGAGGTGCCCGAGGCCACCGCCGTGGAGCGCGCGCTGCGGCGCTGGTGGGAGGAGCGCAACGCGGAACCCGGCACCGTACTGGGTGGCCGCTTTGTGCCCGCCGAGGTGGTGCGCATGCACTATGAGGGCGGCGGAGATACCTCGCGTTGCGCGGAAAACGCGGAACGCTTTGCCGATACCGCAAGCGATCTGGGCTGGAATGTGGTGCGCCTGCGCGGATAG
- a CDS encoding YigZ family protein, producing MISELGEAAPYRTIAAPVETELEIRRSRFLCFLVPADSEDAARALIARTRSEHPKARHHCSAFVIGERGQLQRTNDDGEPSGTAGAPMLDALLGAELSDVAAVVVRYFGGVLLGAGGLTRAYRAAVAEAVEAARIVVRERRITVVVDADYAAAALIEAEAHRRGWVILGAEYGAEVALQISIPPAEYEACATRIAELTAGRSAPNVRGTAYVTLD from the coding sequence GTGATCTCGGAACTCGGGGAGGCGGCCCCCTACCGCACGATTGCCGCGCCCGTGGAGACCGAGCTGGAGATTCGCCGCTCGCGCTTCCTGTGTTTTTTGGTGCCCGCTGACTCCGAGGATGCCGCGCGAGCGCTGATCGCCCGCACCCGCTCCGAGCATCCCAAGGCGCGACATCACTGCTCGGCCTTTGTGATCGGGGAGCGCGGCCAATTGCAGCGCACCAATGACGACGGCGAGCCCTCGGGCACGGCCGGGGCCCCGATGCTCGACGCGCTGCTGGGCGCGGAACTGAGCGATGTGGCCGCGGTGGTGGTGCGCTATTTTGGTGGTGTCCTGCTCGGGGCGGGTGGGCTCACCCGGGCCTATCGCGCCGCGGTGGCCGAGGCCGTGGAGGCAGCGCGGATCGTGGTGCGCGAACGCCGGATCACGGTGGTGGTGGACGCCGATTATGCCGCGGCGGCGCTTATCGAGGCCGAGGCGCACCGCCGCGGCTGGGTGATCCTCGGGGCCGAATACGGTGCCGAGGTGGCGCTGCAAATCTCGATCCCGCCCGCCGAATACGAGGCCTGTGCCACGCGCATCGCCGAGCTCACCGCCGGACGCTCCGCGCCAAACGTGCGCGGCACCGCCTATGTGACCCTGGACTAA
- a CDS encoding ImmA/IrrE family metallo-endopeptidase: MNGYDPHAHALDLGVRVVHRPLGKLTGLWVPRHGAIFLRPGMTRRHERSVLAHEVAHVELGHVLSTRRTEAAADARAARLLIDPAELAAQMRWSQEVAELAIELGVSERILLAYLRAHPPA; encoded by the coding sequence ATGAACGGCTATGACCCACACGCGCACGCACTCGATCTGGGTGTGCGCGTGGTGCACCGTCCTCTGGGGAAACTCACCGGCCTCTGGGTTCCGCGACACGGCGCAATTTTCCTGCGCCCCGGCATGACCCGCCGGCATGAGCGCTCGGTTCTTGCCCACGAGGTTGCCCATGTTGAGCTGGGTCATGTACTGAGCACCCGGCGCACCGAGGCCGCCGCCGATGCCCGCGCCGCCCGATTGCTGATCGACCCGGCCGAGCTTGCGGCCCAGATGCGCTGGTCGCAGGAGGTCGCGGAGCTGGCCATCGAGCTGGGGGTCAGCGAGCGGATTCTCCTGGCCTATCTGCGGGCACACCCTCCCGCCTAG